From Fusarium oxysporum f. sp. lycopersici 4287 chromosome 13, whole genome shotgun sequence, one genomic window encodes:
- a CDS encoding hypothetical protein (At least one base has a quality score < 10), with amino-acid sequence MVFESKFPKVDPPSTDVFNFIFNTAREKYSKDKVLYRVHNTGETLTLEELENKSLRLASVLVKKYGIKPNYVIAFLANNSINYPIAFFAALAAGATISPIPVQQGLDALAIIPRLEQADAKLIITDSTLASITKPAAEAFNGIPLISLDDSSEGISNVEELLAEEDELFNGFRLSSHEETEKHYAFIYRTSGSSGNVKSFLTTHAHWAANLLTTRLTVPSDTDPEKDVWLSSLPFAYGINAKLNLGLNILLGIPVIILTQPFDQSTFHLIDKYAITFLFVTPPLAAQIAKSEKVGVTYKSIKWLLSAGAPVHTKIRDAVQDKFNGVRLTLEWGTTETLLIALQVDEASSVPGSSGTLVHGFEARVLDIETGKDLGHNEQGEILVRNSLARFAGYKDNEEANKDFDADGWFHSGDVGYIDENSNVFIVDRLKELLRVGDGYGTHASAAEFEAVLFDHPAVATAVVVGIRDQETQQEHQPDATPSHDLNAEERSSALDKLARELEGYVETKLGKFKRLSGGAFFVEKYPYVGYKINKRRLKELVHVGPSSDSFARWIDAAA; translated from the exons ATGGTCTTTGAGTCAAAGTTTCCCAAGGTTGACCCGCCGTCCACGGACGTGttcaacttcatcttcaacactgCTCGAGAGAAGTATTCCAAAGACAAAGTCTTATACCGGGTCCACAACACCGGAGAGACTTTAACTTTAGAAGAGCTCGAGAACAAGAGCTTGCGACTGGCTAGCGTTCTTGTCAAAAAATACGGCATTAAGCCTAATTATGTCATTGCATTTTTAGCCAACAACTCT ATAAATTATCCTATTGCTTTCTTTGCAGCACTAGCAGCTGGAGCTACAATCTCTCCAATTCCTGTTCAGCAAGGACTTGATGCTCTGGCCATCATTCCCAGACTCGAACAAGCTGATGCCAAGTTGATCATAACTGACTCAACCCTGGCATCTATCACAAAGCCGGCAGCTGAAGCGTTCAATGGCATTCCTCTGATCAGCCTCGACGATTCTTCTGAGGGAATCAGCAACGTCGAAGAGCTGCttgccgaagaagatgagctcTTCAATGGCTTCAGGCTCTCCTCCCACGAGGAAACTGAGAAGCACTATGCTTTCATTTACCGTACCAGTGGTTCATCAGGCAACGTCAAGTCGTTCCTCACAACTCATGCTCACTGGGCAGCCAATCTCCTCACAACCCGCCTGACCGTACCCTCCGACACAGATCCCGAGAAGGATGTCTGGCTGTCCTCTCTGCCTTTCGCTTATGGAATCAATGCAAAGCTGAACCTCGGTCTGAACATCCTTCTTGGTATCCCTGTCATTATTCTCACTCAGCCTTTTGACCAATCTAcctttcatctcatcgacaaATATGCCATCACCTTTCTGTTTGTCACCCCACCGCTTGCAGCCCAGATCGCAAAGTCGGAGAAGGTCGGGGTCACTTACAAGAGCATCAAATGGCTTCTATCTGCTGGAGCTCCTGTCCATACCAAGATCCGGGATGCAGTTCAAGACAAGTTCAATGGTGTTCGTCTGACTCTTGAATGGGGTACTACAGAGACTCTCCTCATCGCCCTCCAAGTCGACGAGGCTTCATCTGTGCCAGGATCAAGTGGTACCCTCGTCCACGGTTTCGAAGCCAGGGTCCTCGATATTGAGACTGGCAAGGACCTTGGTCACAACGAGCAAGGAGAAATTCTTGTGAGGAATAGTCTCGCTCGCTTTGCTGGCTACAAGGACAATGAGGAGGCTAATAAGGACTTTGACGCTGATGGTTGGTTCCATTCTGGTGACGTCGGATACATCGATGAGAACTCCAATGTCTTCATCGTTGACCGGTTGAAAGAGCTACTCCGTGTAGGCGACGGTTACGGTACACACGCCTCAGCGGCTGAGTTTGAGGCTGTTCTCTTTGACCATCCCGCCGTAGCAACAGCCGTCGTGGTGGGTATCCGTGACCAAGAGACCCAGCAGGAACATC AGCCCGATGCGACACCAAGCCACGATTTAAATGCCGAGGAAAGGTCTTCTGCTTTGGACAAACTGGCCAGAGAGCTGGAGGGATACGTTGAGACGAAGCTGGGCAAGTTCAAGAGGCTCTCAGGTGGGGCATTTTTCGTAGAGAAGTATCCTTACGTTGGTTACAAGATTAACAAGAGGAGGCTGAAAGAGCTGGTACATGTTGGGCCGTCTTCGGATAGCTTTGCGCGATGGattgatgctgctgcttaa
- a CDS encoding 3-carboxy-cis,cis-muconate cycloisomerase: MAAATVHDTSLFRDTFGTEEIRECFSERSYVSKLIEAECALAQAEEDQGVIPLGTAKVIREHSDVSKIDWPLLAKRAEVVGYPILGLVEQMASWVPYQQSGYIHWGATTQDIMDLASQLQIKDGIAIVERHLGETINTLESMSSKYRDTPMAGRTHLQHALPITFGYKCGVWLSGLRRHAERLQQIKERCLLVQFGGAAGTLASLGSSDDGIRVRKRLAAILGLKDPVITWHVARDTIAEVVNFLALIGGSLGKIALDLMIMSSNELNEVAEPFVPHRGASSTMPQKRNPISSEIILAQSKILRAQAGLVLDGMVSDFERASGPWHLEWAALPVAFISVVGSLYQANFALSGLQVNSGAMKTNLESTRGLIVAEAVMMKLAEFIGRQEAHEVVYVMRGGVGSCLLKLFIGPAQWNSPRTHREPTENPPISKSGQS, encoded by the exons ATGGCTGCTGCTACCGTTCATGATACTTCTCTGTTCAGAGACACTTTCGGAACAGAAGAAATTCGAGAGTGCTTCTCTGAACGATCATATGTCTCGAAATTGATCGAGGCAGAATGTGCCTTGGCTCAAGCAGAGGAAGACCAAGGTGTGATTCCTTTGGGAACCGCCAAAGTCATCCGTGAGCATTCTGATGTATCGAAAATCGATTGGCCTTTGCTTGCAAAGAGGGCAGAGGTTGTCGGTTACCCcatccttggtcttgtcgaaCAAATGGCTTCTTGGGTACCTTATCAGCAAT CCGGATACATTCATTGGGGCGCTACAACACAAGATATCATGGACTTGGCTTCGCAACTACAGATCAAGGACGGCATCGCAATCGTGGAGCGCCACCTCGGTGAAACAATAAACACCCTCGAGTCAATGTCTTCCAAGTACCGCGACACGCCAATGGCAGGCCGAACACATCTACAACACGCCCTACCCATCACTTTTGGCTACAAATGTGGTGTTTGGCTTTCTGGGCTTCGACGTCACGCTGAACGCCTGCAACAAATCAAGGAACGGTGTCTTCTGGTGCAATTCGGCGGCGCTGCTGGTACTTTGGCTTCGCTAGGTAGCTCAGATGACGGTATTCGAGTACGAAAGAGGCTAGCTGCCATCTTGGGTCTCAAAGACCCCGTTATCACCTGGCACGTCGCTCGAGATACTATTGCTGAGGTCGTGAACTTTTTGGCTTTGATTGGAGGTTCATTGGGCAAGATTGCGCTTGATCTGATGATTATGTCGTCCAACGAGCTTAACGAG GTTGCTGAGCCTTTTGTACCTCATCGAGGAGCATCGTCAACGATGCCTCAGAAACGAAACCCTATTTCGAGCGAGATCATCCTAGCACAATCTAAGATCCTTCGGGCACAGGCAGGGCTGGTGTTAGATGGTATGGTATCAGACTTTGAGCGTGCCTCGGGACCTTGGCACCTAGAGTGGGCTGCACTTCCGGTCGCGTTCATCTCGGTGGTTGGCTCACTTTATCAAGCCAACTTTGCACTATCAGGCCTACAGGTCAATTCAGGCGCAATGAAGACCAACCTGGAGTCGACACGAGGGCTCATAGTTGCTGAGGCTGTTATGATGAAGTTGGCTGAGTTCATAGGACGACAGGAGGCTCATGAAGTAGTCTACG TTATGCGTGGTGGTGTCGGAAGTTGCCTTCTCAAGCTGTTCATTGGCCCAGCACAATGGAACTCACCGAGAACCCACCGAGAACCCACCGAGAACCCACCGATATCGAAGTCTGGCCAGAGCTGA